From one Callithrix jacchus isolate 240 chromosome 2, calJac240_pri, whole genome shotgun sequence genomic stretch:
- the LOC100408964 gene encoding speedy protein E4-like, which translates to MASPQPHPQDEYQSPQPSTSGYSLPEILDDEVPEPSVPWVDISPPRRSLCWKRKREWSDESEEEPEEEPEKSHDPEPEETWVVESLHGLKMKLKRRRVSPVLPEHHEAFNRLLEDPVVKKFLAWDKDLRLSDKYLLAMVIAYFSRAGLFSWQYRRIHFFLALYLANDMEEDNQAPKQDMFYFLYGKNHSQRPLFHKLRLQFICSMRWRTWVSREELEEIQAYDPEHWVWTRDRTLLPSAPGTVEA; encoded by the exons ATGGCCAGCCCTCAACCACATCCCCAGGATGAGTACCAGAGCCCCCAGCCTAGCACCTCGGGATACTCCCTCCCAGAGATTTTGGATGATGAAGTGCCAGAACCATCAG TCCCTTGGGTAGATATCAGCCCCCCACGTAGGTCCCTTTGTTGGAAAAGGAAGAGGGAGTGGTCAGACGAATCTGAGGAGGAGCCGGAGGAGGAGCCAGAGAAGTCGCACGACCCTGAGCCTGAGGAGACCTGGGTGGTGGAGTCTCTCCACGGCCTCAAAATGAAGCTGAAGCGGCGGCGAGTGTCACCCGTGCTCCCTGAACACCACGAGGCCTTCAACAGGCTGCTCG AGGATCCTGTTGTTAAAAAATTCCTGGCCTGGGACAAAGATCTGAGGTTATCGGACAAG TACCTCCTGGCAATGGTCATAGCGTATTTTAGCCGCGCCGGCCTCTTCTCCTGGCAATACCGACGCATTCatttcttcctggctct CTACCTGGCCAATGACATGGAGGAGGATAACCAGGCCCCCAAACAAGACATGTTCTACTTCCTGTACGGGAAGAACCACTCCCAGCGACCCTTGTTCCACAAGCTTCGACTCCAGTTCATTTGTTCCATGCGCTGGAGAACTTGGGTTTCCCGGGAGGAGTTGGAGGAG ATCCAGGCTTATGACCCAGAGCACTGGGTGTGGACTCGAGATCGCACCCTCCTTCCTAGTGCTCCAGGGACCGTGGAGGCCTGA